A single Desulfovibrio sp. JC010 DNA region contains:
- a CDS encoding ATPase, T2SS/T4P/T4SS family produces the protein MTNNEIPTVLQERVMLLEGVILISAELEDDAHLMSFLSYAARKGYTETKRVEASEFQKLRKKHYTRIETESDIQTLAVNIIADAHKQGASDIHLTDEGPFASIKFRKLGMVQDYKQLKGERGRKVIVAIYQTMSNQVDSTFIPSERQDGRIVNNDFLPSEVHSIRIHTEPLECAMADNGTGTFMALRLLYDRTTAKGNLADRLASLGYSEQHKCDFQTLTQRSGLSLLSGPTGHGKSTALKHIMESMAEENPEKNYLAIEDPPEYPLERVKQVRVSTNDQDENRGRAYRNAIAGAMRSDPDEIMIGEIRYPQAASAALDAAQTGHGVWTTVHANSAFGIIQRMVSLLRAANYPDPLEYLCDHTVLSGLHHQRLVPVLCTKCRMPIKDVFALGPNNELRRRSLPQPLLERLMSTITDMDRIHIRGEGCADCAGMGIISQTVAAELVPTDHVILNAIRNGNMDAAYKHWRNELNGRTFVDHALELIQTGVVDPCLAELRLGVPLDYDRKHSGFGEFAHAVA, from the coding sequence ATGACCAACAACGAAATACCAACGGTTCTGCAAGAACGGGTCATGCTCCTTGAGGGCGTGATCCTGATCTCTGCGGAGCTGGAAGATGACGCGCATCTGATGTCTTTCCTCAGCTACGCCGCCCGCAAAGGTTACACCGAGACCAAACGAGTGGAAGCCAGTGAATTCCAGAAGCTGCGCAAGAAGCATTACACCCGCATCGAGACAGAAAGCGATATTCAGACCCTTGCCGTAAACATCATCGCCGATGCTCACAAGCAGGGCGCGTCCGACATCCATTTGACCGATGAAGGACCGTTTGCCTCCATCAAATTCCGCAAGCTGGGCATGGTGCAGGATTACAAGCAGCTCAAAGGCGAGCGTGGCCGCAAGGTCATTGTGGCCATCTATCAGACCATGTCCAATCAGGTCGATTCAACCTTCATTCCCAGTGAGCGGCAGGACGGCAGAATCGTAAACAACGACTTCCTGCCCTCGGAAGTCCATTCCATCCGTATTCATACCGAGCCGCTGGAATGTGCCATGGCCGACAACGGCACCGGGACATTCATGGCCCTGCGCCTGCTCTATGACCGCACCACGGCCAAGGGCAATCTGGCTGATCGGCTCGCCAGCCTCGGATACTCCGAACAGCACAAGTGCGACTTTCAGACCCTGACCCAGCGGTCCGGGCTTTCGCTGCTTTCCGGTCCCACCGGACACGGCAAAAGTACCGCGCTCAAGCACATCATGGAAAGCATGGCCGAGGAAAATCCCGAAAAGAACTACCTCGCCATTGAAGATCCGCCGGAATATCCGCTGGAGCGGGTCAAGCAGGTCCGGGTCAGCACCAATGATCAGGATGAAAACAGAGGTCGTGCTTACCGTAACGCCATTGCCGGGGCCATGCGCTCCGACCCGGATGAAATCATGATCGGTGAAATTCGTTATCCGCAGGCTGCTTCCGCCGCACTGGATGCAGCCCAGACCGGGCACGGCGTCTGGACCACGGTTCACGCCAACTCTGCCTTTGGAATCATTCAGCGCATGGTCTCCCTGCTGCGTGCGGCCAATTACCCTGATCCGCTGGAATATCTCTGCGACCACACAGTGCTTTCTGGCCTGCATCATCAACGGCTGGTCCCGGTGCTCTGCACCAAGTGCAGGATGCCTATCAAAGATGTCTTCGCCCTTGGCCCTAACAATGAACTGCGCCGCAGAAGCCTTCCGCAACCGCTTTTGGAACGGCTCATGTCCACCATCACCGACATGGACCGGATTCATATTCGTGGTGAAGGCTGCGCAGATTGCGCGGGCATGGGCATCATCAGCCAGACTGTTGCCGCTGAACTGGTCCCCACTGACCACGTAATTCTTAACGCCATCCGTAATGGGAATATGGACGCTGCCTACAAACATTGGCGGAATGAATTGAACGGCAGAACCTTTGTGGATCATGCCCTTGAACTTATCCAGACAGGTGTCGTTGATCCCTGCCTTGCCGAACTGCGGCTTGGTGTTCCGCTGGATTACGACCGCAAACATAGTGGTTTCGGGGAGTTTGCCCATGCAGTTGCTTAA
- the pilO2 gene encoding type 4b pilus protein PilO2 produces the protein MQHIIIKKKKYAIGLWWQFINGSGKRKDALQQARILAEKFPEGGYNCVAIRKQQFGLGNCAEAKIKRLPSLACALVERSLPTWIGMFCLGEELWWVCAISKKNIAAEGDQYFNSQAEAKAHFNNLKSLSDWDDNEILCETVEESMDHFNGLLRVSEKVQPLVEENSRGLWISCVALCAALLMGWLIWDQFQQDKLAELRRLAAIESKLKQQEVAPVLIDLDTLFPKTWNESALPSAFAYEFLRAVRHTEPYTLGWKLKSIIRNGEGIYMAWLHQQGAQFTDRPGNSTLGPRPELAEITIPYALKNQRAKQELGQKSEVTARLYELTRVLAAKLRLNWKNPEIKKLDKTSQFTAPWIKGEWKLSALPSISVISEPLFFELDTIPGLVLTKIDLTENKCTMEGQIYASY, from the coding sequence ATGCAACATATTATCATTAAAAAGAAAAAATACGCCATCGGTCTCTGGTGGCAATTCATTAACGGCTCCGGCAAACGCAAAGACGCGCTGCAACAGGCCCGCATTCTGGCCGAAAAATTCCCCGAAGGCGGATACAACTGCGTTGCAATCAGAAAGCAGCAATTCGGCCTTGGAAATTGCGCTGAAGCAAAGATCAAACGTCTGCCCTCACTGGCCTGTGCGCTGGTTGAGCGTTCCCTGCCCACATGGATCGGAATGTTCTGCCTCGGTGAAGAATTGTGGTGGGTTTGCGCGATCAGCAAGAAAAACATCGCTGCTGAAGGCGACCAATACTTCAACTCACAGGCTGAAGCAAAAGCCCACTTCAACAACCTCAAATCCCTGTCCGACTGGGATGACAACGAGATTCTTTGCGAAACCGTTGAAGAGTCCATGGATCATTTCAATGGACTGCTGCGAGTTTCTGAAAAAGTTCAACCGCTAGTTGAAGAAAATAGCCGAGGCTTGTGGATTTCCTGTGTTGCGCTGTGCGCGGCCCTGCTCATGGGCTGGTTGATCTGGGATCAGTTTCAGCAGGATAAGCTTGCAGAACTGCGCAGACTTGCAGCCATTGAGAGCAAGCTCAAACAGCAGGAAGTTGCGCCGGTTCTTATAGATCTCGACACGCTCTTCCCGAAGACATGGAACGAAAGCGCGCTGCCTTCAGCTTTTGCATATGAATTCCTGCGTGCCGTGCGTCACACCGAACCGTACACCCTCGGCTGGAAGCTGAAATCCATTATCCGCAATGGTGAAGGGATTTATATGGCTTGGCTGCATCAGCAGGGTGCGCAGTTTACCGACCGTCCCGGAAATTCCACTCTCGGCCCTCGCCCGGAGCTGGCTGAAATCACCATTCCGTATGCACTCAAGAATCAACGGGCAAAACAGGAGCTGGGCCAGAAATCCGAAGTCACTGCCCGACTCTATGAGCTGACTCGCGTTCTCGCCGCAAAGCTGCGCCTGAACTGGAAGAACCCCGAAATCAAAAAGCTCGACAAGACAAGCCAGTTCACCGCTCCGTGGATCAAAGGAGAATGGAAGCTGTCTGCACTGCCGTCGATTTCGGTTATTTCCGAACCGCTCTTCTTTGAGCTGGACACTATCCCCGGACTGGTTCTCACAAAAATCGACCTCACTGAAAACAAATGCACCATGGAGGGACAGATCTATGCGTCTTATTAA
- the pilP gene encoding type IV pilus biogenesis protein PilP, translating into MRLINLVLIVLLLATAVYAQESADLDSLAKPLVSAPANSSMPVGNGTAFNATVAGHSNGTNATIPAFYEATNSTSNATTTQPESAKKQTSARPKISGPAFVSLEGLSALHSQLDVLNVQVKIAEKQKKLRELTMPIIPVLPPASATPKAAVKKKSRPVWPKIVSIQGVDGRLSATLLSRDGMQTVSEGASVGIGRVDVITPQSVVVRHNGKNIPLKFAE; encoded by the coding sequence ATGCGTCTTATTAACCTCGTCCTGATCGTGCTCCTGCTGGCAACTGCCGTTTATGCGCAGGAATCTGCTGACTTGGATTCTTTAGCCAAGCCTCTGGTTTCCGCTCCTGCAAACAGCTCCATGCCGGTTGGAAATGGAACTGCGTTCAACGCAACCGTTGCGGGACATAGCAACGGAACAAACGCGACTATCCCGGCTTTCTACGAAGCCACCAACAGCACGAGTAACGCCACAACTACCCAGCCTGAGTCTGCCAAGAAACAGACATCGGCAAGGCCCAAAATCAGCGGCCCCGCTTTTGTTTCTCTTGAAGGCTTGAGTGCGCTTCATTCACAGCTCGACGTCCTCAATGTGCAGGTCAAGATTGCTGAAAAGCAAAAGAAACTGCGTGAGCTGACCATGCCGATCATCCCGGTCCTGCCTCCCGCTTCGGCAACTCCCAAAGCTGCCGTAAAAAAGAAAAGCCGTCCTGTCTGGCCCAAAATCGTTTCCATTCAGGGAGTAGACGGAAGACTCTCCGCAACTCTGCTCAGTCGTGACGGCATGCAGACCGTAAGCGAGGGCGCAAGCGTAGGAATCGGCAGGGTTGATGTCATAACCCCGCAGTCAGTGGTTGTCCGCCACAACGGCAAGAACATTCCCTTGAAGTTCGCGGAGTAA